Proteins encoded in a region of the Microbacterium neungamense genome:
- a CDS encoding ATP-dependent helicase, with amino-acid sequence MIDAPLTVPASAPSQGGDPLLAGLNPQQLEAVTYRGKALLIVAGAGSGKTSVLTRRIALLLRQREAWPSQILAITFTNKAAGEMRERVEALVGDSARGMWISTFHSACVRILRREAEQFGFTRSFTIYDSGDSRALLKRLVKEHEGDAYGLTPASVQGRISKLKNELTDAEGHARQANLSDPAERIFTEIFSDYQRALQKANAFDFDDLIAQTVFLFRAFPHVADTYRRRFRHILVDEYQDTNHAQYALIHELTRPVSGASSAAPEPYAMNGMMIFEPEPSGAEPGGPEDGASLTVVGDSDQSIYAFRGADIRNITEFERDFPGAKVVLLEQNYRSTQNILSAANAVIGHNFDRKAKNLWSDKGPGEKIVGFTGYSQHDEAQFVADEIEALHRAGMPYSEMAAFYRTNSQSRALEEIFIRAAVPYKIMGGTKFYERAEIKDALAYLVAVANPADDMAVRRILNKPRRGIGEVTETAIARFAEEHGISFRQALAHPGELGVGPKLQAAIAQLDAVLTEAAAVMTPASGEVPPATAVAEGLTLLLSKSGYFDALRASRDPQDEARLENLDEFVAVARDFARNNPDGALVDFLTDVALVSDADDLDDASGAVSLMTMHTAKGLEYDAVFVTGVEEDLIPHRISAGEPGGPQEERRLFYVGITRARKRLHLSLAMTRAQFGEVSVAMPSRFLQEIPAELIDWRQSPEDVNSRGGMQSRALNARRPGGGFGSGGDRFGAKPLPKSELKPLSTAMDKFANKVTSKVRDNGDLELAAGDRIRHDDFGEGRVEAVTGDGAKRIAHVRFDTAGQKKLLIKIAPIVKL; translated from the coding sequence ATGATCGACGCGCCCCTCACCGTTCCCGCATCCGCCCCGTCGCAGGGCGGCGACCCGCTTCTCGCCGGGCTCAACCCCCAACAGCTCGAGGCGGTCACCTACCGCGGCAAGGCGCTGCTCATCGTCGCCGGCGCCGGGTCGGGCAAGACCAGCGTGCTCACCCGGCGGATCGCGCTGCTGCTGCGACAGCGCGAGGCGTGGCCGAGTCAGATCCTGGCGATCACCTTCACCAACAAGGCCGCGGGCGAGATGCGCGAGCGCGTCGAGGCGCTGGTCGGGGATTCCGCGCGCGGCATGTGGATCTCCACCTTCCACTCCGCCTGCGTGCGGATCCTGCGGCGCGAGGCCGAGCAGTTCGGCTTCACCCGCTCCTTCACGATCTACGACTCCGGCGACTCGCGGGCGCTGCTGAAGCGTCTGGTCAAGGAGCACGAGGGGGATGCGTACGGCCTCACCCCGGCATCCGTGCAGGGGCGCATCTCGAAGCTCAAGAACGAGTTGACGGATGCCGAGGGGCACGCGCGTCAGGCGAACCTGAGCGACCCGGCGGAGCGCATCTTCACGGAGATCTTCAGCGACTACCAGCGGGCGCTGCAGAAGGCGAACGCCTTCGACTTCGACGACCTGATCGCGCAGACGGTGTTCCTGTTCCGGGCGTTCCCGCACGTCGCGGACACCTACCGGCGCCGATTCCGGCACATCCTCGTCGACGAGTACCAGGACACCAACCACGCCCAGTACGCCCTGATCCACGAGCTCACCCGCCCGGTGTCGGGGGCATCCTCGGCCGCACCCGAGCCGTATGCCATGAACGGCATGATGATCTTCGAGCCGGAGCCGTCCGGTGCCGAGCCGGGCGGACCCGAGGACGGCGCCTCGCTGACCGTCGTCGGCGACTCCGACCAGTCCATCTACGCCTTCCGCGGGGCGGACATCCGCAACATCACCGAGTTCGAGCGCGACTTCCCGGGCGCGAAGGTGGTGCTGCTGGAGCAGAACTACCGGTCCACGCAGAACATCCTCTCCGCGGCGAACGCCGTGATCGGGCACAACTTCGACCGCAAGGCGAAGAACCTGTGGAGCGATAAGGGCCCGGGCGAGAAGATCGTCGGCTTCACCGGGTACTCGCAGCACGACGAGGCGCAGTTCGTCGCGGACGAGATCGAGGCGCTGCACCGCGCCGGGATGCCGTACTCGGAGATGGCGGCGTTCTACCGCACCAACTCGCAGTCCCGCGCACTGGAGGAGATCTTCATCCGCGCCGCCGTGCCGTACAAGATCATGGGCGGCACGAAGTTCTACGAGCGTGCCGAGATCAAGGACGCGCTGGCCTATCTCGTCGCGGTGGCGAACCCGGCCGACGACATGGCGGTGCGTCGCATCCTGAACAAGCCGCGCCGAGGCATCGGCGAGGTCACCGAGACGGCGATCGCGCGATTCGCGGAGGAGCACGGCATCAGCTTCCGTCAGGCGCTGGCGCATCCGGGTGAGCTGGGCGTCGGCCCCAAGCTGCAGGCGGCCATCGCCCAGCTGGACGCGGTGCTCACCGAGGCCGCTGCCGTGATGACGCCGGCATCCGGGGAGGTGCCTCCGGCGACGGCGGTCGCCGAAGGGCTCACCCTGCTGCTGTCCAAGAGCGGGTACTTCGACGCGCTGCGTGCCAGCCGCGACCCGCAGGACGAGGCGCGGCTGGAGAACCTCGACGAATTCGTCGCCGTCGCGCGCGACTTCGCCCGCAACAACCCGGACGGTGCGCTCGTGGACTTCCTCACCGACGTCGCGCTCGTATCGGATGCCGATGACCTCGACGACGCGTCCGGGGCGGTGTCGCTGATGACGATGCACACCGCGAAGGGCCTGGAGTACGACGCGGTGTTCGTCACCGGCGTCGAGGAGGACCTCATCCCGCACCGGATCTCCGCCGGCGAACCGGGCGGGCCGCAGGAGGAGCGCCGGCTGTTCTACGTCGGCATCACGCGAGCGCGCAAGCGCCTGCACCTGTCGCTGGCGATGACCCGGGCGCAGTTCGGCGAGGTGTCGGTGGCGATGCCGAGCCGGTTCCTGCAGGAGATCCCGGCCGAGCTGATCGACTGGCGGCAGTCCCCCGAGGACGTCAATTCCCGCGGCGGCATGCAGTCCCGCGCGCTGAACGCGCGACGGCCCGGCGGCGGCTTCGGATCCGGCGGCGACCGTTTCGGCGCGAAGCCGCTGCCGAAGAGCGAGCTCAAGCCGCTGTCGACCGCGATGGACAAGTTCGCGAACAAGGTCACCTCGAAGGTGCGCGACAACGGCGACCTGGAGCTGGCCGCCGGCGACCGCATCCGGCACGACGACTTCGGAGAGGGACGCGTCGAGGCGGTCACCGGTGACGGAGCCAAGCGCATCGCACACGTGCGGTTCGACACCGCGGGCCAGAAGAAGCTCCTCATCAAGATCGCCCCGATCGTCAAGCTCTGA
- a CDS encoding SseB family protein — translation MALFSRRKKPADTAVEPLAEEAVETEASGPPDRADSAAAETAPAEPVPEVNITVQAFRGVGAEAGPEVRLPEQPASDTSVAAGASGTTAQTAPPASAPTAPTASAAANTPQAPPKLPLAPAQPPAQTRTVEGLNDNVLLREALAQLEEGATNEQLLGVLRQSLQGHLYLRVHGDARQQISEGKPLSVGVVRDGERSFMLAYSSGAALRASVQGDAEAANTSAIAQPVTSVYQQVVKGGFTGLIIDNSSAPHRAVFPTELLQKTLEQGDEQMTLKTVLAAPRQPDSVSRVAEALARSRTWVAVNDGANGQAVGIAEARTADGRRYLQVFSHPLEVVALGRGDRPMPFAPEQLAKVLRSHEEIAGVIVDVAGPSIAVDRDALAPLLVLAVDVGD, via the coding sequence ATGGCCCTGTTCTCCCGCCGCAAGAAGCCGGCCGACACCGCCGTCGAGCCGCTCGCCGAGGAAGCCGTCGAGACCGAGGCATCGGGTCCCCCCGACCGCGCCGACTCGGCCGCCGCCGAGACCGCTCCGGCGGAGCCCGTCCCCGAGGTGAACATCACGGTGCAGGCCTTCCGCGGCGTCGGCGCTGAGGCCGGGCCTGAGGTCCGCCTGCCCGAGCAGCCGGCTTCCGACACGAGCGTTGCCGCAGGGGCATCCGGAACCACGGCGCAGACCGCGCCCCCGGCATCCGCCCCCACCGCACCCACGGCATCCGCCGCCGCGAACACTCCGCAGGCACCCCCGAAGCTGCCCCTCGCACCCGCCCAGCCGCCCGCGCAGACTCGCACCGTCGAGGGGCTCAACGACAACGTCCTCCTGCGCGAGGCGCTCGCCCAGCTGGAGGAGGGCGCGACGAACGAGCAGCTGCTCGGCGTGCTGCGCCAGTCGCTGCAAGGGCACCTGTACCTGCGCGTGCACGGCGACGCGCGGCAGCAGATCAGTGAAGGCAAGCCGCTCTCGGTCGGCGTGGTCCGCGACGGCGAGCGGTCGTTCATGCTCGCGTACAGTTCCGGCGCCGCACTGCGGGCATCCGTGCAGGGCGATGCCGAGGCGGCGAACACGTCGGCGATCGCCCAGCCGGTGACCTCGGTGTACCAGCAGGTGGTCAAGGGCGGTTTCACCGGCCTCATCATCGACAACAGCTCCGCCCCGCACCGCGCCGTCTTCCCCACCGAGCTGCTGCAGAAGACCCTGGAGCAGGGCGACGAGCAGATGACGCTGAAGACCGTGCTCGCCGCGCCCCGGCAGCCGGACTCGGTGTCCCGCGTGGCGGAGGCGCTGGCCCGCAGCCGCACCTGGGTCGCCGTCAACGACGGAGCCAACGGCCAAGCCGTCGGCATCGCCGAGGCGCGCACCGCCGACGGGCGCCGCTACCTGCAGGTGTTCTCGCACCCGCTCGAGGTGGTCGCCCTCGGACGCGGCGACCGTCCGATGCCGTTCGCGCCCGAGCAGCTGGCGAAGGTGCTGCGCAGCCACGAGGAGATCGCCGGGGTGATCGTCGACGTCGCCGGCCCGTCCATCGCGGTGGACCGCGACGCCCTCGCGCCGCTGCTCGTCCTCGCGGTCGACGTCGGCGACTGA